One Ptychodera flava strain L36383 unplaced genomic scaffold, AS_Pfla_20210202 Scaffold_33__1_contigs__length_2856901_pilon, whole genome shotgun sequence DNA segment encodes these proteins:
- the LOC139127563 gene encoding zinc finger protein 226-like — MTSLLSEEEHEQKSLDGKERQFVCEESGKRFTQNEDMKYHTLDHIDEQQFVCKVCGKDFNSRESLKIHVRIHTGEKPYVCKVCSKGFTQSGSLQVHIRIHTNEKPFVCKVCGKRFQTSGYRTVHMRSHTNEKPFVCEVCGKGFEQRGSLLVHTRTHTNEKPFVCKVCCKGFAQRGTLQSHTRTHTNEKPFVCEVCGKGFAQGGNLKAHTRTHTNEKPYICKVCGNGFATSGDLKVHMRTHTHEKPFVCKVCGKGFATSGHRKVHMSTHTNEKPFVCKVCGKGFTLNGHLKRHTRTHTNEKPFVCEVCGKSFARSGDLKVHNRIHTNEKPLVCLECGKRFAWKESLNYHIITHTKETPFICEVCGKSFFLGGNLKKHMRTHTNEKPFVCKVCGKGFVNSGHLKVHVRTHTNEKPFVCKVCGRVLHRMEI, encoded by the coding sequence ATGACAAGTCTTTTGTCGGAGGAAGAACATGAACAAAAGTCACTTGATGGAAAGGAAAGACAATTTGTTTGTGAAGAAAGTGGTAAGCGTTTTACACAGAATGAAGACATGAAATACCACACACTGGATCATATTGATGAGCAGCagtttgtctgcaaagtatgcGGTAAAGACTTCAACAGCAGAGAATCCCTCAAAATCCACGTCAGGATACATACAGGTGAAAAGCCATACGTCTGCAAAGTATGTAGTAAGGGGTTTACACAGAGTGGAAGTCTACAAGTTCACATCAGAATACATACCAATGAAAAGCCCTTTGTCTGCAAAGTTTGTGGGAAACGTTTTCAAACAAGCGGATATCGAACAGTTCACATGAGgtcacatacaaatgaaaagccgtTTGTCTGCGAAGTCTGTGGGAAGGGTTTTGAACAGCGAGGAAGTCTACTGGTTCACACCAGGACACATAccaatgaaaagccatttgtctgcaaggTATGCTGTAAGGGGTTTGCACAGAGAGGAACTCTACAAAGTCACACAAGGACACATACCaatgaaaaaccatttgtctGCGAAGTGTGTGGTAAGGGGTTTGCACAGGGAGGGAATCTAAAAGCTCACACTAGGACACATACCAATGAGAAGCCGTATATCTGTAAAGTATGTGGGAATGGTTTTGCAACGAGTGGagatctaaaagttcacatgaggacacatacacatgaaaaaccatttgtctgcaaagtgtgtgggaagggcTTTGCAACGAGCGGACATCGTAAAGTTCACATGagtacacatacaaatgaaaagccatttgtttgcaaagtgtgtgggaagggttttaCACTGAATGGACATCTAAAACGTCACacgaggacacatacaaatgaaaagccatttgtctgcgaAGTCTGTGGGAAGAGTTTTGCAAGGAGTGGAGATCTCAAAGTTCACAACAgaatacatacaaatgaaaagccattagTCTGCTTAGAGTGCGGGAAACGTTTTGCATGGAAAGAAAGTCTGAATTATCACATCattacacatacaaaggaaacaCCATTTATCTGCGAAGTGTGTGGGAAAAGTTTTTTCCTGGGTGGAAATCTAAAAAaacacatgaggacacatacaaatgaaaagccatttgtctgcaaagtgtgtgggaaagGTTTTGTAAATAGTGGACATCTAAAAGTTCAcgtgaggacacatacaaatgaaaagccatttgtctgcaaagtgtgtggaagGGTTTTGCACAGAATGGAAATCTAA